A genomic stretch from Spodoptera frugiperda isolate SF20-4 chromosome 14, AGI-APGP_CSIRO_Sfru_2.0, whole genome shotgun sequence includes:
- the LOC118279329 gene encoding serine protease inhibitor-like, which produces MFVPWVLATFIAAAAARSASSIDFAPVNEFTFQLLDNTYAFQENFGTKNIALSPLSVWSLFALLAEGSSGETFSELVSALRLPTDLSKTQCLHSAATDVLKSQYQDIIVKGQSAMFTECSTKVHDEFCQSALRYETSIYSAETKNSTELAHDINVFICYATDGRILNAVKPQDLDNLRMVLIDALYFKANWTHPFDPTQTKVESFYNTQGKTIGSVNMMYHKAPHNVGDADEISAQVLEMTYGKNEEFSMLIILPYDGISVKTVLHNLATKSQNWMTDFKSEGGLPSIDTYIPRFRISSRQDLIPPLMYSGITSIFDRTKAKLPGIADNPLYVTSSIQNVEVEVNEEGTVAAAATVVGLEDRILGQRFEANKEFIFLIKQRSCNVILFAGVYGEPVVV; this is translated from the coding sequence ATGTTTGTACCGTGGGTCTTAGCAACCTTCATCGCCGCTGCGGCCGCGCGGTCCGCGTCCTCTATAGACTTCGCTCCCGTCAACGAATTCACCTTCCAACTCCTAGACAACACTTACGCTTTCCAAGAAAATTTCGGCACCAAAAACATTGCATTATCACCCTTATCAGTATGGAGTTTATTCGCGTTACTAGCCGAAGGATCGTCCGGTGAAACGTTTTCCGAACTAGTGAGTGCGTTGAGATTACCAACGGATTTAAGTAAAACTCAGTGCTTGCATTCAGCTGCGACCGATGTGTTGAAGTCCCAGTACCAGGATATCATAGTGAAAGGACAGTCGGCTATGTTTACTGAGTGTTCCACTAAAGTGCATGATGAGTTCTGTCAGTCTGCGTTGCGGTACGAGACATCGATTTACTCAGCTGAAACGAAGAACAGTACTGAACTAGCTCATGACATCAATGTGTTCATCTGCTACGCTACTGATGGGAGAATCCTCAACGCTGTGAAGCCTCAAGACCTTGACAACTTGCGTATGGTTCTGATCGATGCTTTGTACTTCAAAGCAAATTGGACGCATCCTTTCGACCCTACGCAAACCAAAGTCGAATCCTTCTACAACACACAAGGCAAGACAATTGGATCTGTGAACATGATGTACCACAAAGCTCCTCACAACGTTGGAGACGCAGACGAAATCAGTGCTCAAGTACTAGAAATGACATACGGAAAGAACGAGGAATTTTCAATGCTAATCATATTGCCATACGATGGAATTTCTGTTAAAACTGTGCTCCACAATTTAGCAACGAAATCTCAGAATTGGATGACGGATTTCAAGTCAGAAGGCGGTTTACCATCTATTGATACTTACATTCCAAGATTCAGGATATCTTCAAGACAGGATTTGATTCCTCCACTTATGTATTCGGGGATCACTTCAATCTTCGACAGAACGAAGGCTAAACTCCCTGGGATTGCAGACAATCCTCTTTATGTCACATCTTCTATACAGAATGTAGAAGTGGAAGTTAATGAAGAAGGGACGGTAGCTGCTGCAGCGACGGTAGTCGGTCTAGAAGATCGGATCCTTGGGCAGAGGTTCGAAGCTAATAAGGAGTTTATATTCCTAATCAAGCAGAGAAGTTGTAATGTTATCCTATTCGCTGGTGTGTATGGCGAGCCAGTTGTAGTATGA